CGTGAAGGTCGTCGACGTCGGTATCCAGCGCACCCTGGAGGCCATCGCCCAGCGCGGCGAGGAGGCACCGGCCGACGTGCTGCTGTGCAGCCACGACGGCGACTTCGCGCCGCAGGCCGGAGCGCTGCTCGACGCCGGGCACCGGGTGGGCCTGCTGGGCCTGCGCGAGTTCATGAGCACCGCCCTGACCGGGCTGGGCCTGGAGGTCCACGACCTCGAGGACGACGTCAACGCGTTCCTCTCCCCGCTGCCGCGGGTGCGGATCATCGCGCTCGAGGACTTCGACCCGGCCTACTTCCTTCGCTGAGGAGCCCCGTACGCCATGCGTTACGACAACCTGCTCGCCTCTGTCGGCGGCACCCCCCTCGTGGGGCTGCCGCGTCTCTCGCCGAGCCCCGACGTCCGTCTGTGGGCCAAGCTCGAGGACCGCAACCCCACCGGGTCCATCAAGGACCGACCGGCGCTGCGGATGATCGAGGAGGCCGAGAAGGACGGCACGCTGCGGCCCGGGTGCACGATCCTGGAGCCCACGTCCGGCAACACCGGCATCTCGCTGGCCATGGCTGCCAAGCTCAAGGGCTACCGGATCGTCTGCGTGATGCCGGAGAACACCTCCGAGGAGCGTCGCCAGCTGCTGCGGATGTGGGGCGCCGAGATCATCTCCTCACCGGCCGCCGGCGGCTCCAACGAGGCGGTGCGCGTGGCCAAGCGCACCGCGACCGAGCACCCCGACTGGGTGATGCTCTACCAGTACGGCAACGCCGCCAACGCGCTCTCGCACGAGGAGACCACCGGTCCCGAGGTGCTGGCCGACCTGCCCTCGATCACCCACTTCGTGGCCGGGCTGGGCACCACCGGCACGTTGATGGGCGTGAGCCGGTTCTTCCGGCGCGCGAAGCCCGAGGTCAAGATCGTGGCCGCCGAGCCGCGCTACGGCGAGCTGGTCTACGGCCTGCGCAACCTCGACGAGGGCTTCGTGCCCGAGCTGTACGACGCCGACCTCATCGACTCCCGCTTCTCCGTCGGCCCCCGCGACGCGGTCCGACGCGTGCGCGAGCTGCTGGAGATGGAGGGCATCTTCGCCGGCGTCTCGACCGGCGCCATCCTGCACGCCGCGCTGGGCCAGGCCGCGAAGGCGGTCAAGGCGGGGGAGTCGGCCGACATCGCCTTCGTCGTGTGCGACGGCGGCTGGAAGTACCTGTCGACCGGTGCCTACGAGGGCACGGTGGACGACGCCGAGGACCGGCTCGAGGGCCAGCTCTGGGCCTGAGGCCCCTCACCCGCCGGTGACCCGGCTGGCGCC
This Nocardioides dokdonensis FR1436 DNA region includes the following protein-coding sequences:
- a CDS encoding NYN domain-containing protein, giving the protein MTERRTFVIVDGENIDATLGNSLHGRRPTPEERPRWERVTAYAESLWGQPTQGLFFLNASSGQLHTPFVQALLAMSYRPVPLSGGSDVKVVDVGIQRTLEAIAQRGEEAPADVLLCSHDGDFAPQAGALLDAGHRVGLLGLREFMSTALTGLGLEVHDLEDDVNAFLSPLPRVRIIALEDFDPAYFLR
- a CDS encoding PLP-dependent cysteine synthase family protein, whose translation is MRYDNLLASVGGTPLVGLPRLSPSPDVRLWAKLEDRNPTGSIKDRPALRMIEEAEKDGTLRPGCTILEPTSGNTGISLAMAAKLKGYRIVCVMPENTSEERRQLLRMWGAEIISSPAAGGSNEAVRVAKRTATEHPDWVMLYQYGNAANALSHEETTGPEVLADLPSITHFVAGLGTTGTLMGVSRFFRRAKPEVKIVAAEPRYGELVYGLRNLDEGFVPELYDADLIDSRFSVGPRDAVRRVRELLEMEGIFAGVSTGAILHAALGQAAKAVKAGESADIAFVVCDGGWKYLSTGAYEGTVDDAEDRLEGQLWA